One Phocaeicola dorei genomic region harbors:
- the pstC gene encoding phosphate ABC transporter permease subunit PstC has protein sequence MKRVWEKIVEGILTCSGFITSITILLIVVFLFAEALGLFNKKVIEEGYVLAVNKANPVQELSAAQIKDVFDEEITNWKELGGPDAEVKVFRLEDITSYFSEEELGAEYEKAPRCIGEIVAGNPGIIAFVPSKFIEKDFPGHLLKDESISFDEVFAGKEWFPTATPAPQFGFLPLITGTLWVSFFAILFALPFGLSVAVYMSEVADHRTRSFLKPVIELLSGIPSVVYGFFGLIVIVPLIQKVFNLPVGETGLAGSIVLAIMALPTIITVSEDAMRNCPRAMREASLALGATRWQTIYKVVIPFSISGITSGVVLGIGRAIGETMAVLMVTGNAAVIPTTILEPLRTIPATIAAELGEAPAGGAHYEALFLLGVVLFFITMLINFSVEYISSRTNK, from the coding sequence ATGAAACGAGTTTGGGAAAAGATTGTAGAAGGGATATTGACTTGCAGCGGCTTTATAACGAGCATTACTATTTTGCTGATTGTCGTATTCTTATTTGCGGAGGCTCTGGGACTTTTTAATAAAAAAGTCATAGAAGAGGGGTATGTACTGGCGGTGAATAAAGCCAATCCGGTACAGGAACTGAGTGCGGCACAAATAAAAGATGTTTTTGACGAAGAGATTACCAACTGGAAAGAGTTGGGAGGACCGGACGCGGAGGTTAAAGTTTTCCGGTTGGAGGATATCACCTCCTATTTCTCGGAGGAAGAGCTGGGAGCCGAATACGAGAAGGCTCCCCGGTGCATCGGCGAGATCGTTGCCGGTAATCCAGGCATCATCGCCTTTGTTCCCTCCAAGTTTATAGAAAAGGATTTTCCGGGGCATCTGCTGAAAGACGAGTCTATTTCTTTTGACGAGGTTTTTGCCGGAAAGGAATGGTTCCCTACGGCTACTCCCGCCCCTCAGTTCGGATTTCTTCCTTTGATTACGGGTACGCTTTGGGTGAGTTTCTTTGCCATCCTGTTCGCTTTGCCTTTCGGCTTGTCGGTGGCGGTGTATATGTCCGAGGTGGCCGACCATCGGACCCGTAGTTTTCTGAAGCCGGTTATTGAATTGCTCAGTGGCATTCCGTCCGTGGTCTACGGTTTCTTTGGATTGATTGTTATCGTACCGCTTATTCAGAAAGTCTTTAATCTGCCTGTGGGCGAGACCGGATTGGCCGGAAGTATTGTTTTGGCGATCATGGCACTCCCTACTATCATTACCGTAAGTGAGGATGCGATGCGGAATTGTCCCCGTGCCATGCGCGAGGCCAGTCTGGCATTGGGCGCCACTCGTTGGCAGACTATATATAAGGTGGTGATTCCGTTTTCCATTTCCGGAATCACTTCGGGCGTTGTCCTGGGCATCGGACGTGCCATAGGCGAGACGATGGCGGTGCTGATGGTTACAGGAAATGCGGCTGTGATACCTACCACTATTCTGGAACCGCTCCGTACCATTCCGGCGACTATTGCAGCGGAACTGGGAGAGGCACCCGCCGGCGGCGCGCACTATGAAGCTCTGTTCCTGCTGGGAGTGGTGTTGTTTTTCATCACGATGCTTATCAACTTTAGTGTAGAATATATTTCATCAAGAACAAATAAATAA
- a CDS encoding glutamine--tRNA ligase/YqeY domain fusion protein, translating into MTEMNATEATEKKSLNFIEQAVENDLKEGKNGGKVQTRFPPEPNGYLHIGHAKAICLDFGIAARYGGVCNLRFDDTNPTKEDMEYVEAIKEDIQWLGFQWGNEYYASDYFQQLWDFAVNLIKEGKAYIDEQNSEQIAAQKGTPTQPGTESPYRNRPIEESLELFNKMNSGEIEEGKMVLRAKIDMASPNMHFRDPIIYRVVKTPHHRTGETWKAYPMYDFAHGQSDYFEGVTHSLCTLEFVPHRPLYDLFVDWVKEGKDLDDNRPHQYEFNKLNLNYTLMSKRNLLILVKEHLVNGWDDPRMPTLCGFRRRGYSPESIRKFVDKIGYTTYDALNDFALLESAVREDLNSRATRVSAVINPVKLIITNYPEGQVEEMEAVNNPEDPSAGTHTIEFSRELWIERDDFMEDAPKKYFRMTPGQEVRLKSGYIVKCTGCKKDDNGNVVEVYCEYDPDSKTGMPGSNRKIKGTIHWVSCAHCLPAEVRLYDRLWKVENPRDEMAAIREAKNCDALEAMKEMINPDSLNVLTNCYVEKYLADAKPLDYLQFQRIGYFNVDKDSTPENLVFNRTVSLKDTWSKINK; encoded by the coding sequence ATGACTGAAATGAACGCTACAGAAGCTACAGAGAAGAAAAGTCTGAACTTCATTGAACAGGCAGTTGAGAACGACCTGAAAGAAGGTAAAAACGGAGGGAAAGTACAAACCCGCTTTCCGCCCGAGCCGAACGGCTACCTGCACATCGGTCATGCCAAAGCCATCTGTCTGGATTTCGGGATAGCTGCACGCTATGGTGGCGTATGTAACCTGCGTTTTGACGACACCAACCCGACCAAAGAAGATATGGAATACGTGGAAGCCATCAAGGAGGACATCCAATGGCTCGGATTCCAGTGGGGAAACGAATATTATGCATCCGACTACTTCCAGCAATTATGGGATTTCGCCGTCAATCTGATAAAGGAAGGAAAGGCTTATATAGACGAACAGAACTCCGAACAAATCGCGGCACAGAAGGGAACTCCCACCCAACCCGGAACCGAGAGCCCTTACCGCAACCGTCCCATCGAGGAAAGTCTGGAACTGTTCAACAAAATGAACAGCGGTGAAATAGAAGAAGGCAAAATGGTGCTCCGCGCCAAAATAGACATGGCAAGCCCCAACATGCACTTCCGCGACCCTATTATTTATCGTGTGGTAAAGACTCCGCACCACCGCACAGGCGAAACCTGGAAAGCATACCCTATGTATGACTTCGCACACGGACAGAGCGACTACTTTGAAGGAGTAACTCATTCACTGTGTACCCTGGAGTTCGTACCCCACCGTCCGTTGTACGACCTGTTCGTGGACTGGGTAAAAGAAGGTAAAGATCTGGACGACAACCGTCCTCATCAGTATGAGTTCAACAAACTGAACTTGAACTACACCTTGATGAGCAAGCGTAACCTGCTGATTCTGGTAAAAGAACATCTGGTAAACGGTTGGGACGACCCCCGTATGCCGACTCTCTGCGGTTTCCGCCGTCGCGGCTACTCGCCCGAGTCCATCCGCAAATTTGTAGACAAGATAGGTTATACCACTTACGATGCCCTGAATGACTTCGCCCTGCTGGAAAGCGCTGTCCGCGAGGACTTGAACAGCCGTGCCACCCGTGTATCGGCAGTCATCAATCCGGTGAAGCTGATCATTACCAACTATCCCGAAGGACAGGTGGAGGAAATGGAAGCTGTCAACAACCCGGAAGATCCGTCGGCAGGCACACACACCATCGAATTCAGCCGCGAGTTGTGGATAGAACGCGACGACTTCATGGAAGATGCCCCGAAGAAATATTTCCGTATGACTCCGGGACAGGAAGTGCGTCTGAAAAGCGGATACATCGTGAAATGTACAGGCTGCAAGAAAGACGACAACGGCAACGTGGTGGAGGTATATTGCGAATACGATCCCGACAGCAAAACAGGCATGCCGGGCAGCAACCGCAAAATCAAAGGTACGATCCACTGGGTAAGCTGTGCACACTGTCTGCCTGCCGAAGTACGCCTGTATGACCGCCTGTGGAAAGTGGAGAACCCGCGTGATGAGATGGCCGCTATCCGCGAAGCAAAGAACTGCGACGCACTGGAAGCCATGAAAGAAATGATCAACCCCGATTCGTTGAATGTATTAACCAACTGCTATGTAGAGAAATATCTGGCCGATGCCAAACCGCTGGATTACTTACAGTTCCAACGCATCGGTTATTTCAATGTGGACAAAGACTCTACACCAGAAAATCTGGTGTTCAACCGCACCGTATCTTTAAAAGATACCTGGAGCAAAATTAATAAATAA
- a CDS encoding PstS family phosphate ABC transporter substrate-binding protein gives MNQVKALFLFILLACSLNITAQRIKGSDTVLPVSQETAEIFMKDDPDRRVTVTGGGTGVGISALMDNTTDIAMASRPIKFSEKMKLKAAKQEVEEVIIAYDALAVIVNPSNPVSQLTRQQLEAIFRGKITNWKQLGGPDMKIIVYSRETSSGTYEFFKESALKNKNYMSSSLSMPATGAVIQSVSQTKGAIGYVGLAYLSPRVKAIAVSYDDGKHYVLPSLENGKKKLYPVVRPLYYYYNVANKEKVTPFIDYILSPEGQNIIKNGGYIPVK, from the coding sequence ATGAATCAAGTAAAAGCTCTATTTCTTTTTATTCTATTGGCTTGTAGTCTGAATATTACCGCGCAACGCATAAAAGGTAGTGACACGGTGTTGCCCGTATCACAAGAAACAGCCGAGATTTTCATGAAAGATGATCCCGACCGACGGGTAACCGTCACCGGCGGAGGAACCGGAGTGGGGATTTCCGCCCTGATGGACAACACAACAGATATCGCTATGGCTTCCCGTCCCATCAAATTCAGCGAAAAGATGAAACTGAAAGCCGCCAAACAGGAAGTGGAGGAGGTAATTATAGCGTATGACGCCCTGGCCGTCATTGTAAACCCGTCCAACCCTGTCAGCCAACTGACACGCCAGCAACTGGAAGCCATATTCCGCGGCAAGATAACCAATTGGAAACAGCTGGGGGGACCCGATATGAAAATCATTGTCTATTCTCGCGAAACCTCTTCGGGAACTTACGAATTTTTCAAAGAAAGCGCCCTGAAGAACAAGAACTACATGAGCAGCAGCTTGTCCATGCCCGCCACCGGAGCCGTGATCCAGTCTGTAAGCCAGACCAAAGGCGCTATCGGCTATGTGGGACTGGCCTACTTGTCTCCCCGGGTGAAAGCCATTGCCGTTTCCTACGATGACGGCAAGCATTATGTACTGCCCAGCCTTGAAAACGGAAAGAAGAAACTTTACCCCGTAGTACGCCCTCTTTATTACTATTACAATGTAGCCAATAAGGAAAAAGTGACCCCGTTCATTGACTACATCCTGTCACCCGAGGGGCAAAATATTATAAAAAACGGTGGATATATTCCTGTGAAATAA
- the pstB gene encoding phosphate ABC transporter ATP-binding protein PstB, giving the protein MNKIDAKHVNFFYGDFQALKDISMTIEEKEVVAFIGPSGCGKSTFLRLFNRMNDLIPGSRLEGEILIDGRNIYDKSVQVDELRKNVGMVFQRPNPFPKSIFENVAYGLRVNGVKDNEFIRHRVEETLKGAALWDEVKNKLKESAFALSGGQQQRLCIARAMAVSPSVLLMDEPASALDPISTAKVEELIHELKKEYTIVIVTHNMQQAARVSDKTAFFYMGNMVEYDDTKKIFTNPGKEATQNYITGRFG; this is encoded by the coding sequence ATGAATAAGATAGATGCAAAACATGTAAATTTTTTCTATGGTGATTTTCAGGCACTGAAAGATATAAGCATGACGATTGAAGAGAAAGAGGTGGTGGCTTTCATAGGTCCGTCCGGTTGTGGCAAGTCCACCTTCCTCCGCCTGTTCAACCGCATGAACGATCTCATTCCCGGCTCTCGTCTGGAAGGGGAGATTTTGATTGACGGGAGAAATATATACGACAAGTCTGTGCAGGTGGATGAGTTGCGCAAGAATGTGGGAATGGTATTCCAGCGTCCCAATCCGTTTCCGAAGAGCATTTTCGAGAATGTGGCCTACGGGCTTCGGGTAAATGGGGTGAAAGATAATGAGTTTATCCGCCACAGGGTGGAGGAAACCTTGAAAGGAGCCGCATTGTGGGATGAGGTGAAGAATAAGTTGAAAGAGTCTGCGTTTGCTCTGTCCGGCGGTCAGCAGCAACGGTTGTGTATAGCCCGTGCCATGGCCGTATCTCCTTCGGTGCTGCTTATGGACGAACCGGCTTCGGCATTGGACCCTATCTCTACAGCCAAAGTAGAAGAGTTGATTCATGAGCTGAAAAAAGAATATACCATCGTTATTGTCACTCACAACATGCAGCAGGCCGCGCGTGTCAGTGACAAAACAGCCTTCTTTTATATGGGCAATATGGTGGAATATGATGATACGAAGAAGATATTTACGAATCCGGGCAAAGAAGCGACCCAGAATTATATTACGGGACGTTTCGGATAA
- the pstA gene encoding phosphate ABC transporter permease PstA has protein sequence MKQDVFPARQGARKRRSQWLAFGIFKLLSYSIVLILFAILGFIIYKGIGVISWEFLTTAPSDGMTGGGIWPAIVGTFYLMVGSALFAFPVGVMSGIYMNEYAPKGKMVRFIRMMTNNLSGIPSIVFGLFGMALFVKYMGFGDSILAGSLTLGLLCVPLVIRTTEEALKAIPDSFREGSLALGATKLQTIWHVILPMGMPNIITGLILALGRVSGETAPILFTCAAYFLPQLPHSILDQCMALPYHLYVISTSGTDMESQLPLAYGTALVLIIIILIINLLANALRKYFSNKVKTN, from the coding sequence ATGAAGCAAGATGTTTTCCCTGCCCGGCAAGGGGCGCGTAAAAGACGTTCGCAATGGCTGGCATTCGGTATTTTCAAACTGCTGAGTTATAGCATTGTCCTCATTCTGTTCGCCATTCTCGGTTTTATTATATATAAAGGTATAGGAGTAATCAGCTGGGAGTTTCTGACCACGGCGCCCAGTGACGGCATGACGGGTGGCGGTATATGGCCGGCCATTGTAGGTACTTTTTATCTGATGGTGGGCAGTGCGCTGTTCGCATTTCCGGTGGGAGTGATGAGTGGCATTTATATGAACGAATATGCGCCGAAAGGCAAGATGGTCCGCTTTATCCGGATGATGACCAATAACTTGAGCGGTATTCCGTCCATTGTGTTCGGTTTGTTTGGTATGGCACTGTTTGTGAAATACATGGGGTTCGGCGACAGTATCCTGGCCGGTTCTTTGACGTTGGGATTGCTTTGTGTACCTTTGGTGATACGTACCACCGAAGAAGCCTTGAAGGCGATTCCCGACAGTTTCCGTGAAGGGAGTCTGGCTTTGGGCGCGACCAAGTTGCAAACCATCTGGCATGTAATTCTGCCCATGGGGATGCCCAACATCATTACCGGACTGATTCTGGCTTTGGGACGTGTGTCGGGTGAAACGGCGCCTATCCTTTTCACTTGTGCCGCTTACTTCCTGCCACAACTGCCACACAGCATTCTGGACCAATGCATGGCATTGCCTTATCACCTTTATGTGATTTCTACCAGTGGAACAGATATGGAATCACAGCTTCCTTTGGCATACGGTACGGCGTTGGTATTGATAATCATTATTTTAATTATAAACCTGTTGGCTAATGCACTTCGCAAATATTTCTCCAATAAAGTAAAAACGAATTAA